In a genomic window of Pelecanus crispus isolate bPelCri1 chromosome 1, bPelCri1.pri, whole genome shotgun sequence:
- the STYXL2 gene encoding serine/threonine/tyrosine-interacting-like protein 2, with translation MASGKDSDSEQAVPDVEDGGADVKAVQAQYLRSPSPSRYSVISDTDTESILMEPIHLSSAVAAKQIINEELKTKDTKVDSACPRMLESARQLMVEDLYNRVKEKIDDTSLFNTPCVMDLQRALVKDRLETPRDAVDEVWPNVFIAEKSVAVNKSRLKRLGITHVLNAAHGTGVYTGPGFYNGLNIQYLGIEVDDFPDMDISKHFRPAAEFLDEALLTYRGKILVSSEMGISRSAVLVAAYLMIYHHMTILEALMTLRKKRAIYPNDGFLKQLRDLNEQLLEERESEHSGDEEGTPSQSPDVHAGTSSRLSRVGDSESIMGAKAHSITVEEEDTSSLLGSLMSSSSVGKTSWVSKHSTLISEEEEEQLYEEWRKKQGLPAKEPGVNHGRRTSPKLLDQEGEQSEEDVEQRIHDWQRRNEKYQTEGPPREEDGDSSMGGRPYPSGEFSDVESVSSFEIRTLKQQLEASSFSRMRRSRTGSMSSESTWDMWNQRLLEIEKEAAHRYCSKNKNCGERQSPETGRKERDVDEESVFSDSSSFYNFCQKNKDKLTPLERWKVKRIQFGFHKKDVEPSSSAPSPAEDGSQAGGEETEGKSLSDINLTAYQAWKMKRQKKVGSESKEEFVEFAKSEDSASAKKKQRRVELLERSKKILEESQSMCSWETDSMMSGSIPLSAFWPSAPSASGAEDAASALSMQTNNSSLSQTRSSTGAMQPQMPSIPLPNLSVGPGDTISMASIQNWIANVVSETIAQKQNEIMMLSRPSSAMASSVMSGDLGRRIDDDKVSLLSARSASSLATSQLRQQDMHRAESQSVLSCNASESARTEGNSSNMMTTQTSKPLYSLFADEVDLKKLRRKEKEMQMEMREKMSDYQIEKVIRDNKRSTLFKKKKTKGEENETEDDKESTTNSLRRPLQADLDRTDTVFDLSSQPANTDALKSEIETDITKWLSGLKAEREPPSYYDQSEKAREKYSRSSKIREMDSESSSYRFSRSQREELDSCSSYESKGDSLRTMSRFSSASAKEDKQMYTFTRSRVSEATSSREKTPELHVFSRTPEPSFDSESPEPFTQSRARSHHVEACEEEARSDTSEFGAKRKFTQSFSKSEEDGKKEAKVEQSEERFASRQFSQYRRSVRKEEEEEMDDDAIIAAWRSRLEETTAKLRRRREE, from the exons ATGGCCAGTGGTAAAGATTCGGACAGTGAGCAGGCGGTGCCCGATGTGGAGGACGGGGGAGCAGACGTGAAGGCCGTGCAGGCCCAGTATCTCCGCAGCCCCTCGCCCAGCCG GTATTCAGTGATATCGGACACTGATACAGAGAGCATCTTGATGGAGCCAATTCATCTGTCATCTGCTGTGGCTGCCAAACAAATAATCAATGAAG AACTGAAGACAAAGGACACCAAGGTAGATTCAGCGTGTCCCAGGATGTTAGAGTCTGCACGGCAGTTGATGGTGGAAGACCTGTACAACCGAGTCAAGGAAAAGATTGATGACACCAGCTTGTTTAACACGCCGTGTGTGATGGACTTGCAGAGGGCACTTGTGAAGGACAGGCTGGAGACCCCTAGGGATGCTGTGGATGAAGTCTGGCCTAATGTCTTCATAGCAGAAAA aagTGTTGCGGTGAACAAAAGCCGTTTGAAGAGACTGGGGATCACGCATGTCTTGAATGCAGCTCATGGTACAGGTGTATACACAGGACCAGGTTTCTACAATGGTCTGAATATCCAATACCTGGGCATTGAAGTGGATGATTTTCCAGATATGGATATCTCCAAACACTTCCGCCCAGCTGCAGAGTTCCTTGACGAAGCACTGCTGACTTACAGGG GCAAAATCCTTGTCAGCAGTGAAATGGGAATCAGTCGCTCAGCTGTACTGGTGGCTGCTTACCTGATGATCTACCACCACATGACCATTCTGGAGGCTCTGATGACTCTGAGAAAGAAGCGTGCCATTTACCCCAATGATGGCTTTCTGAAACAGCTAAGGGACCTCAACGAGCAATTGTTGGAGGAACGAGAGTCAGAGCACAGTGGAGATGAAGAAGGCACTCCTAGTCAAAGTCCTGATGTCCATGCAGGGACTTCTTCCCGGCTGTCTAGAGTTGGGGACTCAGAAAGCATCATGGGAGCCAAAGCCCACTCCATCACAGTAGAAGAAGAGGACACCAGCAGCCTGCTGGGTAGTCTTATGAGCTCTTCATCAGTAGGAAAAACCAGCTGGGTTTCTAAACACTCCACCCTCATcagtgaggaggaagaggaacagTTGTACGAggaatggaggaaaaaacaaggcCTGCCTGCAAAGGAACCAGGAGTTAACCATGGAAGAAGAACATCTCCAAAGCTTCTGGATCAGGAAGGGGAACAATCTGAGGAGGATGTGGAACAGAGGATCCATGACTGGCAGCgcagaaatgagaaataccAAACTGAGGGTCCACCcagggaggaggatggagaTTCCAGCATGGGAGGAAGACCTTACCCCTCAGGTGAATTCAGCGATGTTGAGAGTGTGAGCAGCTTTGAGATCCGAACCCTAAAACAACAGCTGGAAGCCAGTAGCTTCAGCAGAATGAGGAGGAGCCGCACAGGCTCTATGTCTTCAGAAAGCACTTGGGACATGTGGAACCAGAGGCTTCTGGAGATTGAGAAGGAAGCTGCTCACAGGTATTGTTCTAAGAATAAAAATTGTGGGGAGAGACAATCcccagaaacaggaagaaaggagagggatGTGGATGAGGAGAGCGTGTTTTCAGACAGTAGCTCCTTTTACAATTTCTGCCAAAAGAACAAAGACAAGTTGACTCCTCTAGAAAGGTGGAAGGTCAAGAGGATCCAGTTTGGTTTTCACAAGAAGGATGTAGAACCATCATCATCTGCACCATCTCCAGCAGAAGATGGCAGCCAGGCAGGTGGGGAGGAGACAGAAGGGAAGAGTTTGTCAGATATTAACCTGACTGCTTACCAGGCTTGGAAAATGAAGCGGCAGAAGAAGGTGGGCAGTGAAAGCAAGGAGGAATTTGTGGAGTTTGCCAAAAGTGAGGATTCTGCTTCAGCTAAAAAGAAGCAGAGACGTGTAGAGCTCCTTGAACGttcaaagaaaattttagaAGAAAGCCAGTCCATGTGCAGCTGGGAGACAGACAGTATGATGAGTGGGAGCATCCCACTGTCAGCTTTCTGGCCCTCAGCACCTTCTGCAAGTGGTGCCGAGGATGCAGCTTCTGCACTGAGCATGCAGACAAATAATTCATCTTTATCACAGaccaggagcagcacaggggcaaTGCAGCCTCAAATGCCAAGCATACCCCTTCCCAATCTCTCGGTTGGCCCAGGTGACACAATATCCATGGCAAGCATTCAGAACTGGATCGCTAACGTGGTCAGTGAAACCATTgctcaaaagcaaaatgagatcATGATGCTGTCCCGTCCATCGTCTGCAATGGCCTCCAGCGTAATGTCAGGAGACCTTGGCAGGCGTATAGATGATGATAAGGTTTCTCTTCTCAGTGCTCGGAGTGCCTCATCTCTTGCTACCTCTCAGCTTCGCCAGCAGGACATGCACAGGGCTGAGTCTCAGTCTGTCCTGTCTTGCAATGCCTCAGAGAGCGCAAGGACTGAAGGGAATAGTTCAAACATGATGACAACACAGACAAGCAAGCCACTGTACAGCCTCTTTGCTGATGAAGTTGACCTAAAGAAActcaggaggaaggagaaggagatgcaaatggaaatgagagagaaaatgtcAGATTATCAAATTGAAAAGGTGATCAGAGACAATAAACGCagcactttatttaaaaaaaagaagaccaaaggagaggaaaatgaaacagaagatgaCAAAGAGAGTACAACAAACAGCCTCAGGCGCCCCTTGCAAGCAGATCTTGACAGAACTGATACAGTCTTTGATCTGTCCAGTCAACCTGCAAACACAGATGCACTGAAGTCAGAGATAGAGACTGATATTACCAAGTGGCTCAGTGGcctgaaagcagaaagagaaccACCGTCATACTATGACCAAAGTGAGAAGGCCAGAGAGAAATATAGCAGATCATCCAAAATTAGAGAGATGGATTCTGAATCATCCAGTTACAGATTCTCCAGATCCCAAAGAGAAGAGCTAGACAGCTGTTCTTCTTACGAGTCAAAAGGTGATTCACTGAGAACCATGTCAagattttcctctgcttctgcaaaaGAGGACAAACAGATGTATACATTCACAAGGTCAAGGGTCAGTGAGGCAACAAGTTCCAGAGAAAAGACCCCAGAGCTGCATGTTTTCAGCCGAACACCTGAACCATCCTTTGACTCTGAATCCCCTGAACCATTTACACAGAGTCGAGCTAGATCTCATCATGTGGAGGCATGTGAAGAGGAGGCCAGGTCAGACACATCAGAATTTGGAGCTAAGAGAAAGTTCACCCAGAGCTTTTCAAAGTCTGAAGAGGATGGAAAGAAGGAGGCAAAAGTGGAACAAAGTGAAGAAAGATTTGCATCTAGACAGTTCTCTCAGTACAGGCGAAGCGTGCgtaaagaagaggaagaagagatggaTGATGATGCCATTATTGCTGCTTGGAGAAGCCGACTAGAAGAAACTACAGCAAAGCTCCGGCGGCGAAGGGAAGAGTGA